Proteins co-encoded in one Stomoxys calcitrans chromosome 5, idStoCalc2.1, whole genome shotgun sequence genomic window:
- the LOC106087538 gene encoding segmentation polarity homeobox protein engrailed gives MALEDRCSPQSAPSPPGRLPQTPPQASSHQAFFHPSSAILDMSLSQTSVESASAAASVAAAATMLPHTVASLYQQQQLQHLQQLHHLQQLHQQQLAAGVFQHPGYDLNAQARLSVSPGAHSTSSTPASSLTIKEEENDSIMGDSFSGEHDQSVVASNVTEDEDECDIDVDVDEDDEEDHKRIPPPAHQQSSKPTLAFSISNILSDRFGGVGDHKDHDSAVRQTQFPSQQGSSIYRPFDQSRAATATPSAFTRVDLLELSRQQQAAAAAATAAMMIERANILNCFNPAAYPRIHEEILQSRMRRTGHLMPPGHKMMPDPSMTSPPPPPSGQSALGSLCKTVSQIGQASPASGVVMTTPPAASTPSGSSVASMTSPPPSLPNTSSSSVCSSSASSSLSASSSHPASSSNSQNSSPSSRKNNSPQPIPPPSAISRDSGMESSDDTKSETGSTTNSETGKNEMWPAWVFCTRYSDRPSSGPRYRRPKQPKDPKASDEKRPRTAFSGEQLVRLKREFNENRYLTERRRQQLSAELGLNEAQIKIWFQNKRAKIKKSTGTKNPLALQLMAQGLYNHTTVPLTKEEEELEMRMNGQIP, from the exons ATGGCCTTAGAGGATCGTTGTAGTCCCCAATCAGCACCATCGCCTCCAGGCCGTCTACCTCAAACGCCGCCACAAGCCTCTAGCCATCAAGCTTTTTTCCATCCCTCGTCTGCTATTTTGGATATGAGTTTGTCGCAGACCAGCGTGGAAAGTGCCAGCGCCGCCGCCTCGGTAGCCGCTGCAGCCACCATGTTGCCCCACACTGTGGCCTCCCTGTACCAGCAACAACAATTGCAACATCTACAGCAATTGCATCACTTGCAACAATTGCATCAACAACAATTGGCCGCCGGTGTCTTCCAACACCCAGGCTATGATTTAAATGCCCAGGCTCGTCTTAGCGTTTCGCCGGGAGCCCATTCCACCTCCTCGACACCTGCCTCTTCGCTGACCATCAAGGAAGAGGAGAATGATTCCATAATGGGTGACAGCTTCTCGGGGGAACATGATCAATCGGTGGTGGCCAGCAATGTAACCGAAGATGAGGATGAATGTGACATTGATGTGGATGTGGACGAGGATGATGAGGAGGATCACAAACGCATACCGCCGCCGGCCCATCAGCAATCGAGCAAACCCACTTTGGCCTTTTCCATTTCCAATATTCTCAGTGATCGTTTTGGTGGGGTGGGGGATCACAAAGATCATGACAGTGCGGTAAGGCAAACCCAGTTTCCCTCGCAACAAGGTTCCAGCATTTACAGGCCCTTTGACCAGTCGAGGGCTGCCACCGCCACACCATCCGCCTTTACCCGTGTCGATCTCTTGGAATTAAGCCGGCAACAACAGGCAGCAGCCGCTGCTGCCACAGCGGCCATGATGATTGAAAGAGCCAATATTTTGAATTGCTTTAATCCTGCCGCCTATCCCCGCATACATGAGGAAATCCTGCAAAGTCGTATGCGTAGAACTGGCCACCTTATGCCTCCCGGCCACAAGATGATGCCTGACCCTAGCATGACCTCACCACCACCTCCACCCTCTGGACAATCGGCCTTGGGTTCCCTGTGCAAAACTGTATCACAAATCGGCCAAGCTTCTCCCGCCTCGGGCGTTGTGATGACTACACCACCTGCAGCTTCCACACCCTCGGGTTCCTCAGTGGCCAGCATGACCTCACCACCACCTTCGCTACCAAATACCTCCAGCTCATCGGTGTGCTCATCATCTgcctcatcatcattatcagcCTCATCTTCACATCCCGCGTCATCGTCGAATTCACAAAATTCATCACCCAGCAGCCGTAAAAATAATAGCCCGCAACCTATACCACCGCCGTCGGCCATTAGCCGAGACTCGGGTATGGAGAGTTCGGATGATACAAAATCGGAAACGGGCTCCACCACAAATTCGGAGACGGGCAAAAATGAAATGTGGCCAGCATGGGTATTTTGTACGCGCTACAGTGATCGACCAAGTTCGG GCCCCCGTTACCGACGCCCCAAACAACCCAAAGATCCCAAGGCATCGGATGAGAAACGACCACGCACCGCTTTTTCAGGCGAACAATTGGTCAGACTAAAA cGTGAATTCAATGAGAATCGGTACCTAACCGAACGCAGACGCCAACAGTTGAGTGCTGAATTGGGCTtgaatgaggctcaaataaaaatctGGTTCCAGAATAAGAGAGCCAAAATCAAGAAATCCACGGGCACCAAAAATCCCTTGGCCCTACAGCTGATGGCCCAGGGACTGTATAATCATACGACAGTGCCTTTGACCAAAGAGGAGGAGGAACTGGAAATGCGTATGAATGGACAAATACCTTAA